The window TCCATGACTCTGTTATTAACCAAAACCAATCCGGTTTAACGATCATAAACGTCCCTACTAATACTAACAAAATCCCCTGTAAAAACACCTTCTCACTCCTCCATTATCTCCAACTAAAAATAAAATAATTAAAACATTAATCCTACTTGTTAAGATTGCTATGCAATCACTCTTTGGAGCAGTCACATAGCGTAGGGGTCCTTGCCCTACCTGTTGAGGATAGCTATGATCTGCTCCTTTGGAGCAGCCACATAGCGTAGGGGTCCTTGCCCTACCCGTTGAGGATTGCTATGATCTGCTCCTTTGGAGCAGCCACATAGCGTAGGGGTCCCCCTACTCAAATCTCATTTTTTTGATGTTGGTTGTTTTTCCACCTCTTTTGTAAACGCGTGGAACGCGGTCACTAATGAGGCATAAAATTTCATAGCTAATCGTTCCAATTTCTTCAGCCACACGTTCAACCGGCATCTTATCCCCAATTAGTGTGACTTTTGTCCCCATTGGAAATGATTTTGGCAAACGAATCATCATTTGATCCATGCAAACACGGCCAATAATCTCACATTCATGACCTTCTACAATCACATGTCGCCCTTGATGAGAACGAGTCCATCCATCAGCATAACCTATGGGAACAACACCAATCCATTCATCTTCTTGTGCTGTATAAGTCGCTCCATATCCTACTTTGTCACCTTTTTTAATTTGTTTCACTTGTACTAAATTAGACAGTAATTTTAAGGCTGGTTTTAATTCAAAATCAATTGGAATAAATTTAGCATCTGGATTGATTCCATATAATCCAAGTCCTAAACGGATCCCATGATCAAAATCGAACTCTTTTTGAAGTAAGGTTGCTGTATTTTCTAAATGAATATACTTCACTTCACTTAAATCTAGCTTAGCAATTAAACGTTTAAACGTCTTGATTTGATGTGATAAGTAATCTTTATCACAATCAGCTGTTGCCATGTGAGTAAATATTCCTTCTAAGTTTACCATTGGGGCTGACTTTAACAATGCAAAATTTGTTTGGATTTGCTCTTCATTCATTAAACCCAAACGATGCATCCCACTATCGATCTTTAAATGCACTTTTACCGATTTTTCAAGAGGTAATGAAACCAATTCTTTAATCCACATTTCGTCATGAGCTGTTAATGAAATATCATATTTTGCAGCAAGTGATACATCGCAAAGACGCGTCATTCCTAAAACTAAAATAGGAACATCAATGTCAGACTTGCGAAGACATAAGGCTTCTTCAAGTCCACTTACTGCTAAACAACTAACTCCCGCTTCAATGGCAACTTTAGAAACTTCTACATCACCATGTCCATAGCCATTAGCCTTCACCACAGCGAAAATTTCTTTCGTTGGATGTAACGCCTTAATTTGTTTGACATTATGTTCAATGGCATCTAAATCAATTTCTGCCCATGTATCACGATAATACTCTTGCATACTCTCAAACCTCTTTTCGCCTTTTAATTCACATGATACGCACGGTAAACTTCATTTTTAGGTATCTTACGCTCTTTTGCGACACGTTTAATACTTTCATTAGTACTATAACCTTCCTCAACATAGTGTTCCACATGCTCAATCACATCAAGATTTTCCCACCATAAAGTATCTTCTTTCTTTTCAGTGGATCCTTCAACAATCACAACCATTTCTCCACGTAACTCATCCACCATCTCTAATACTTCTTCAATCGTTCCGCGAACAAACTCTTCATATTGTTTCGTCAATTCACGTGCAATGACAAGACGACGATTTCCTAATACCTCAAGCATTGCCTGTAATGTCTCTTTAATGCGGTGTGGAGACTCATAATAGATCGTTGTAAAAGGTTGATATTTTAAATCTTCTAATTCTTTTTTCTTCTTAGACTTCACACGATTTAAAAATCCATAAAATAAGAATGGTTGCGGCACTAATCCAGAAGCAATTAACGCTGATAAAGCAGCATTTGCACCGGGAACTGGAATCACAGCATATCCCGCTTCAATGGCTGCTGCAACGACTTCATATCCTGGATCTGAAATACATGGTAATCCTGCATCACTCACTAATGCAATATTTTTACCTTCGCTTAATAATTCAATAATGTAGTCACCTTTTGATTCTTTGTTATGCTCATGATAACTTGTTAACGGCGTTTCAATTTCAAAAACATGACATAACTTTTTCGTATGTCTTGTATCTTCTGCTGCAATTAAATCAACTGATTTTAAAACTTCTATACAACGTGGTGTCATATCACCTAAATTTCCAATGGGGGTTGCCACTAAATATAAACACGCTAAATCTTGCTTAAAACTTTTTTGAATTTGCATTTTTGTCACTCCATCTACTATTGATACCCTCTATTATAACAGATTTTACGGTCAGCGTTTGTGATGACTTATTAGTAATTGATCAAATTCACACTGATTTAGAATGTACTTTAAGACAGAATGAGATAGTAGCATCATTTCATCAAAGTCTTGTGCCACACTTCTCGTTAAAGGAACTTGATTCAGACGAAACGTTAAGTCACTCACATAATCTTTAATTTCATGAACACTTTTAAATGGAATGATCCCAATGAGGTTTAACTGTTGAATTTTTTTAGCTGCATAACGATGCAACATCATCTCATACTTCATGTGTTTCATAATAGAATGATTTTCGTGTAAGTAATCATTCGCATGATAAATACACGTGTAGTCACAAAAAAAATGAATCAAAACTCCTAAATTTTCAGAAAACTGTTCTTTTGTCGTCTCCTTCGTCAGTAACTGATCGAGCATCTGAAAGATGAGTTCCGCATTATCGCGATGATAATGACTCATTTGTCGGTACTCTTTAGCAATGTCAGGTTTCACATTTCCATAAACAAAATGTTTTTTGTGGATGAATTGTTGATAAAAGGGTGATAGCTGAGTATAAAGAAACTCCCCTACTAGTCGATGTGTATTTGCAATCATCAATTCACCATCCTCTCTACATAATCGCTGAAAATAATTGAGCAAATGACTGAACAAAACGCGTCATGAGTGATCGGTTTTTCCAATCATCATATTGAACTTCAGTTGATCGTGAAAAATCTAAATTAAAATCATCAAGTAATTGTTGAACGGATGTTGTTTGATAAAGCATCACGTTGACTTCAAAATTCAAATAAAAACTTCGAATATCCATGTTCGTCGTTCCAATCGTTGCAATCTGTTCATCAATCATTATCACTTTAGAGTGACAAAAAACACCATCATAAGTGTAAATTCGAACACCAACCGCTAATAACTGTTCAAAATAAGACTGGGTAGCATGATAAACAAATTTTTTATCCGGACGTCCTGGAACAATGATTCTAACGTCAATTCCTGAAAGAGCCGCATTTCTTAAAGCAACAATCATATCAAAATCGGGAATTAAATAAGGAGTAATAATGTAAATACTGTGAGTAGCATCCATGATCATACGAAAAATTGATTGTTTAATCGGAGCAATACTTGATTCAGGTCCTGCCTGAATGATTTGAACACCGCCATCTTCTTCACATTTTATCGTTTGATAGTATTTAGGATGGCTTAATTGTTCACCTGTTGCAAAAAACCAATCGCTCGCAAATAAGACAGCTAAATCATGAACTCCTTCTCCTTGTAACAAAATAGACGTATCTCGCCAAAATCCAAACTTCACGGAACGATGAATATATTCATCTCCAATGTTGATACCACCTGTAATGCCGACTTTTCCATCCACAATAACAATTTTTCGATGATTTCGGTGATTAATTTTATTTGATAAAAACGGAATCCAAACTTTATCGAATTCAGCAAATATAATACCTGCTTGTTTCATTTTTGAAATAGCCGCTTTTGCCATCCGTTTATTTGATCCCATCGCATCGATTAAAACTCTAACCTCTACTCCAGCTTGAGACCGTTCAATTAAAGCATCAATAATTCTCATTCCCATCTCATCGCTATGGAAAATATAATATTCTAATAAAATAAATTCTTCTGCATTTTGGATAGCTTCAATTAAAGCGGGAAATTTTTGTTCTCCATTCGTTAAAATACGTGTTTTCGTTTTAAAAGTGACATCGTTTTGACAAGTCGTTTGATTCAATTTAACTAATCGTCTAGACTCAGAAATCAGTTCAGTTTTAACTTCATAATGATCATAATGATGAACAGGGACTTGATAATTAGGACCTAACTGCTTCATCCGACGGCGATAACGAAATGTTTCTCTAAATCCATTTCCAATCATCATGTATAAAATGAGTCCAACAACAGGAAACAGTGCAATAATAAAAAGCCAAGGTAATTTATTTTTGGAATTGGAGTAAATAAAAATAATCAGCCATAGCAAAATTGAAACAATTGATAATCCAATATAAATTAAACTTCCAGTAGCAATGGCAACACTATCGATAAAGGTTGAATAAATAATACTTGAAAAATAAACAACTAACGTTAAAATAGCTAGTACAACAATTACGATTGACTTCTTCATCTGAATCACCTAAAACTAGTCTGTCCATCGATTTAAGTCTTTATAACTAATCTTTTAACTTATCCACCGCCTAACCACTATGAAAAAAGCGCTGAATCTCATTCAACGCCTTTTGCTATTCCTCTTTTTTACCAAGCATAAATAACTCTAAAATTTCTTCACTATAATTTAAGCTCTTTTCGTTTTCATAAACAAACAGCGGATTTTCAACACGAAGATTACCAGGATTACCACCTTTAATTCCTTCAATTAAAAGAACATTGGCTTCACGATTAATTCGTGGATAAACAAGTCGCATACGTTTAGGCTCAATTTTATATTTTCTAAAAGTTTCTATAATATCAACTAAACGATCAGGTCGGTGAACCATCGTAAAACGACCACCTTGTTTTAATAGTAACGATGCCTCTTTTACCACATCATCAAGGGTCGCTAATACTTCATGACGCGCAATCGTTAAATAATCATTTTTATTTAAATTGCTATCTGGATTCACTTTAAAATACGGTGGATTACATGTTACCACATCATGAGCGAATTTTCCGATTTTTTCATGAATTCCTTTTAAGTCTCCTTGTACAATCGTAATACGATCTTCAAGGTTATTCACAGCAACATTACGAGTCGCTAAATCATACGACTTATCTTGAATTTCAACCCCTATGATTTGAGCTTTTTCACTACGAAGTGATAAAAATAAAGGAACGGGCGCATTTCCTGTGCATAAATCAACGATTGACTTAGCATTTTTATTTAACGTCGCATAGTCACCTAGTAAAGTCGAGTCTAATGAGAAATTAAACATTTCTGGATTTTGAATAATTTTTAATCCATCATAACCGAGTAAATCATTTAAAACTTCATTTTCTTTTAAAAACTTTTCTTTTTCTAACAAATCAAGCACCATCCAATAATAGAATCTTCCTAAGACAATGTCCTTCATCATGATGAAGGACATTTTAATATTTAAATGTATAGAGTCGTTCACTAAATCATTTAGTCAATAAGTTGTTTTAATTCTGGATCAATTGGGATGTCTTCCTTTTTAACTTTGCGATCAATAATTTTAAGAATTTCTGAGGCTTCATGTTTACGAATCGTATCTTTATACTCAACCATTAACGTTTCAGAAATCATATTAATTGAACGAACACGTCCCTCACCTACTTCAGTTAAAACACGATTTCCTACATCAGGTAATCGTTTCATTAACTCAACGTACGTTTCATTTTCATATTTCAAACAGCATAATAGTTTTCCACAAATCCCTGAAATTTTTGAAGGATTTAATGATAGTTGCTGATTTTTAGCCATTTTAATTGTCACCGTCGCAAACTCGCCTAAAAATGACGTACAGCATAACACACGACCACATGGCCCTAATCCACCAATCATCTTAGCCGCATCTCGAACCCCAATTTGACGAAGCTCGATACGAAGACGGAAGGTATACGCTAAATCTTTAACTAATTGTCTGAAATCGACACGCTCTTCTGCCGTAAAATAAAAAATTAATTTCGTACGATCAAACGTATATTCACATCCAAGTAATTGCATGTCTAATTTATTTTTAACAATCAATTGCTCACAAACCTCCATGGCATGAGCTTCATCCTCTTTATTTTGACGATGCTTTTGTACATCCTCTTCCGTCGCGATTCGCATCACCGGTTTTAATGGCAAGAACACATTCTCTTCACCTACTAGTTTAGGAGCAATGACAACCGTCCCAAACTCCATCCCACGAATGGTCTCAACTAAAACATAATCGCCAACTTTAAGTTCAAATCCACTTGGATCAAAAAAGTATTTCTTTCCAACGTGTTTGAACTGAACCCCTACTACTTCATACTGCATACTTAAATTCCTCCTCTCATCTGTAAAAATAACTGATCGAAACAAAGCATTAAATTTGCATTAGCTATCAGGCGCTTCTCTGCCTCTAGCATCGCGCGTAACTTATTTAAACATGACGTCATTGTATTACATTGCTCACTTGCTGAAAGTGAAGACGAATAAACTCTAAAAGCAAGTTGATCCGTCTGACCTAGCTTCAACTTGAGTACATCCTCATAATAAATCATCAATAATTTTAAATATAAAAACTGAGACTCTTTTTCCTTAAATAACTCTTGATATTGCATCAGTAAAATGGAAGGATCAAGCTTTGTCTTAACAAAACAATCTTCCGTTTTTAAAACCAAATCAACTAATGATGCCAAACGTTTTGATTGAGCAAGCAGTATTCCTTCCTCTAAATTTTGTGTTAATGCTGCTACAATCGAAGCATATTGATGAATTCCTGCTTCAACATATTGGTTAATTAATTCTTCTTGAGATAACGATTTAAAAGAAAGGACGACTGCACGTGAACGAATAGTTGGTAGTAACATTTGCTTATTTTCTGTTAATAAAAGAGCGTATGTATTTTTCATCGGCTCCTCTAAAAACTTTAATAAACTATTGGCTGCACTCACCGACATCTTATCAGCATCTTCAATGATATAAATCTTAGCAGAGTCTTCCGCTGCCATCTTTGAAAACTCAGATTGCAACGTTTGAATCTGTTCCTTTTTAATATTATTTCCTTCTTTACGAATCACATAGACATTAACATGTCCTTCTTGATCAATCATTTGGCAACTACGACAAGTTCCACAAATTTTATCCTCAGATTCGCATAATAACATTTTAGCAAAATTCTTAGCCACCGACAACTTTCCAACACCTTTAGCCCCTTCTAAGATGTATGCATGAACTAAACGGTTTTTACGATAACTATTCACTAAAAATCGGACAACTTCAGATTGTCTTGTCTTAATTTGCTCCCATCCGCGCACGCACGTCACCTCCTTTCAAATCCTCACTCATTATTTTTTTAACTTAGCTAAAATAAGTGAACAAATGGTTTCAGATAATTCTTCAATTGATTGGGTTGCATCGACTGTTACAATGCGATTTGGATGATGTACCGCTTGTATTTTATAACCTTCATAAACTGACTCATGAAAAGCTAATCCTTCTAAATCTAAACGATTAACTTCACGAGATTTATTAGCTGCAATACGAGCTAATCCTAACTCTGGTTTAATATCGAAAAAAATTGTTAAATCTGGCATAAATCCTTCAATTGCAAATTGATTAATCTCTCGTACTTCATCCATTCCAATTCCACGAGCATAGCCCTGATAGACAATTGAACTATCCACAAAGCGATCGCATAACACGACACGACCTTCATCCATTGCTGGCTTTACCTTCTCAACTAAATGTTGACGACGGGCAGCAGCGTAAAGTAAGGCTTCGGTACGACCGTCCATCTCCGTATGATCACGATCTAAAATGACTTCACGAATTTTCTCGGCAATTTTAATCCCACCTGGTTCACGGGTATAAAGTGTCTCGATTCCGAGTGTTTGTAACTTCTTTATCACCTCGTTTGCGATTGTCGTTTTACCGGCTCCTTCTCCGCCTTCTAATGTAATAAATAGTCCTCCACTCATCGTCCTAACTCCTTCATTAAAAAATCAAATATCAAACAACATTATCTCACAAATAACTTCTATTTTAAAGTAAATTGTCTTCACCTACTTATGGTTTAAAAAGAAGTTTTATGAATTTCTTCATTCTACTATGAAAATAAATACAAACTCCCTCCACGAAGGCAGCTTTGAAAAGACCTCCCTTGTAGGCCTCGAATCTTATCATAAAATACCGTCAAAAGAAAGGCGACCTTCGACAATATTTGTTTGTCTTTAGCTGTTTTAAATTCCTTATTTTTTACGATAATAAATTATCCGACTCACTTTACCGTTGAATGTTCATCAACTCTATATCCTAAAGCAGCTAACTTTTTCAGGTATGAGTTAATTTTTTTCTCGGTATTAAATTGATGGTAGTAGTCGGATCCTAAATCAATAAATTCCTGGCCATCTTTCGACATATGATAGATGGCTATTAAAATAGAATGAGCGACCGCTAAGGTGGCTCTATTTTTTCCTCTTTTGACAGCGATTCGTTGATATTGGGCATGAAAAAAGCTATTTTTATTTTTAGAGGCTGATTTCGCAACTTGAGCGAGTGTCGATTTCAGTATCTTGTTTCCTTTACGGGTTTTCCCGCTTTTTCTTTTGCCCGCACTTTCATTATTTCCAGGAGCTACACCTGCCCATGAAGCGAGATGTCCTGCACTGGGAAACTGATTCATATCCAATCCAATTTCAGCTAAAATAATTTCTGCACTCTTCTTTCCGATGCCAGGAATTTGTTCAAGTTTCTTAATGGCTTCCCAATACTCTGCCATATACGTATCAATGATGATGTCCATCTCTTCAATTCTTTCGGATCATTCGCGAAGATGTGTGAGAACTTGTTTCATCATCGTTTTTTGAAAAGGGGTTATTATTCCTTCCATCGCCTCTGTCACCTCTTTAACAGAAGCTGATATCCGACTGATTATTAAGGTTTCAGCTGTTTTTTCATCCATCATTTCATCATTGTTTAAAACATAATCTAATAGATTCATGGTTGTTTTACCTGTTATCGTTGAAAGAATCGAACTGATTTTAATATTGGCACCTTCTAACATTTTTTGAAGCCTGTTAAGGGCGCGGGCTCTTTCTTCAGTTATTGCCTTCCGATAACGTGTCGCTTCTCTTAATTCGCGTTGTTCACGACTTGGGATAAAACTTGATTTAAGTAAACCGTGACGGAGTAAATCAGCTAACCAAGCACTATCCAATACATCTGTCTTTCGGCCAGGAACAGCTTTAAAGTCTTTGGCATTAACAACCATATACTTTAATCCGCGCATTTCAAAAATATTGACAAGAGGTTTCCAATAAACAGAAGTCGACTCCATCGCAACCATTTCACATTTGTTTCCTTCAAGCCAATCAACCATCGCTTTGATATCTTTTGTTTTGGCACTAAACTCCTTGATTTCTTGCTTATGGCCTTTACACAAACAAGCCACCCATTTCATCTTGTGCACATCAATCCCACAACACGTTTGGTAAACAACATCCATCGTTTAAATTCTCCTTTGAATATAATTGACGTACAATATCAACTTCATGATTGTTATTCTACTATGCGTCCTCAGGGACAAAATGTGGTTCAAAGAGAAGTTGTCAGGACAGTCTATATATCGGTCTATTCGATCCAAGAAACATCGTCCTTGATTGTACAACGTATTGTGGACGATTCTAAAAATAACATTCAATGCACCGTTTATTTTCGTTTATTGTGGTGCCCTCCAGGCGTGATGGTCTATGTAGAAACAGAAATGTATTTTATCATTGTATATCAGTCTTAGTTAAGCAATTACTTTAATACTGAGGCAGACTATAGTCCAGCTAAAAGTTTTCCGATATGAAAAACTTATCTGGACTTATATATATAATTGATGAAAAATATAAAATATCGTTTCATCACTTGAGTGATCATTTTATTATCTGTGGAAAACTTTTAGCTAAGCACTATTTTTTATTATTTATGCAGTCATGAACTAAGATTTACACTAAAAGATCAATAACATTTATATCTACACTCTTTACTTTTGAAACAAAAAAAGCCATTGTTAGATGGCCTTTTTACTACTCTATTCAAAAACTATTCTTCTACTGTTTCTTCTTCGATTTTAACATCAATAATTTGACTAAATACTACACGTTTTAAGCTTGAATCTGTAATCACTAAAAGTTGTTCATAATGCTCATCATAGTGAGAAATAGTTCCTGATACAACATTCGATTCACCATTTTCATCTTGTACTGTAATTTCAACTGGTAATTTATCATCAAACGCACGCTTTAACCCTTTATACCCTGAAGTTTCTTTATTTGTAATGACTTGAGTATATTTTGAAAGATTTTCAAGATTTAAAGCGTCATTAGGTTGAATCATGCTCTGCGTCGGTTGATCTTGCCGACTAAATAATTTATTTATGAATTTTAGTGCCATATTTGCCTCCTGTATAATTCAACAAATAACTCGTTGCTCCCCTTAATCACCCTATCTACTATAAATTATAACACAAACTCTTTGATAAACAAACAAAGACCTTATAATTATATTTTCATTTTTCTTTATCTAAGTTCTTAAAAGACAGCAACTGACAAATCTCTAAGCTACTCTTCAATATCTATCAACGGTTGTAAGACGCTATCAGGATATTCGACACGTTGTAAATAAAGCCCTTGTGGTTTTGCAGTATGTCCCGCTGCTCGACGATCCTTCATTTCTAGTATCTTTTTTATATCCTCTGGCTGTTTTCGACCTTCACCGACTTGAATTAACGTTCCAACCATGATTCGAATCATGTAGCGTAAAAATCCATTTCCAACAAAAACAAAGGTTAACTCACCTTCTTCATCAAGTAACTTGGCTTGGTAAATAGTACGTTCTTTATTGATTTCATCTAAGTTTCCACAAAAAGAAGTAAAATCATGCGTTCCTAATAAATAAGTCATCGCTTCTTGCATCTTTTCCACATTAAGTGGGCGACGATGATAATACACATAATTTCTTTTCATCGGATTGTACGTATTTAATGATAACTTATAGCGGTATTCTTTAATCTTACCATGATAGCGTGAATGAAATTCTGGATGAACTTCTTGGCTATCAAGCACATATATATCTTCTGGTAACATT of the Turicibacter sp. TJ11 genome contains:
- the alr gene encoding alanine racemase; amino-acid sequence: MQEYYRDTWAEIDLDAIEHNVKQIKALHPTKEIFAVVKANGYGHGDVEVSKVAIEAGVSCLAVSGLEEALCLRKSDIDVPILVLGMTRLCDVSLAAKYDISLTAHDEMWIKELVSLPLEKSVKVHLKIDSGMHRLGLMNEEQIQTNFALLKSAPMVNLEGIFTHMATADCDKDYLSHQIKTFKRLIAKLDLSEVKYIHLENTATLLQKEFDFDHGIRLGLGLYGINPDAKFIPIDFELKPALKLLSNLVQVKQIKKGDKVGYGATYTAQEDEWIGVVPIGYADGWTRSHQGRHVIVEGHECEIIGRVCMDQMMIRLPKSFPMGTKVTLIGDKMPVERVAEEIGTISYEILCLISDRVPRVYKRGGKTTNIKKMRFE
- the rsmI gene encoding 16S rRNA (cytidine(1402)-2'-O)-methyltransferase, giving the protein MQIQKSFKQDLACLYLVATPIGNLGDMTPRCIEVLKSVDLIAAEDTRHTKKLCHVFEIETPLTSYHEHNKESKGDYIIELLSEGKNIALVSDAGLPCISDPGYEVVAAAIEAGYAVIPVPGANAALSALIASGLVPQPFLFYGFLNRVKSKKKKELEDLKYQPFTTIYYESPHRIKETLQAMLEVLGNRRLVIARELTKQYEEFVRGTIEEVLEMVDELRGEMVVIVEGSTEKKEDTLWWENLDVIEHVEHYVEEGYSTNESIKRVAKERKIPKNEVYRAYHVN
- a CDS encoding zinc dependent phospholipase C family protein; the encoded protein is MIANTHRLVGEFLYTQLSPFYQQFIHKKHFVYGNVKPDIAKEYRQMSHYHRDNAELIFQMLDQLLTKETTKEQFSENLGVLIHFFCDYTCIYHANDYLHENHSIMKHMKYEMMLHRYAAKKIQQLNLIGIIPFKSVHEIKDYVSDLTFRLNQVPLTRSVAQDFDEMMLLSHSVLKYILNQCEFDQLLISHHKR
- the cls gene encoding cardiolipin synthase, with the translated sequence MKKSIVIVVLAILTLVVYFSSIIYSTFIDSVAIATGSLIYIGLSIVSILLWLIIFIYSNSKNKLPWLFIIALFPVVGLILYMMIGNGFRETFRYRRRMKQLGPNYQVPVHHYDHYEVKTELISESRRLVKLNQTTCQNDVTFKTKTRILTNGEQKFPALIEAIQNAEEFILLEYYIFHSDEMGMRIIDALIERSQAGVEVRVLIDAMGSNKRMAKAAISKMKQAGIIFAEFDKVWIPFLSNKINHRNHRKIVIVDGKVGITGGINIGDEYIHRSVKFGFWRDTSILLQGEGVHDLAVLFASDWFFATGEQLSHPKYYQTIKCEEDGGVQIIQAGPESSIAPIKQSIFRMIMDATHSIYIITPYLIPDFDMIVALRNAALSGIDVRIIVPGRPDKKFVYHATQSYFEQLLAVGVRIYTYDGVFCHSKVIMIDEQIATIGTTNMDIRSFYLNFEVNVMLYQTTSVQQLLDDFNLDFSRSTEVQYDDWKNRSLMTRFVQSFAQLFSAIM
- a CDS encoding tRNA1(Val) (adenine(37)-N6)-methyltransferase — encoded protein: MLEKEKFLKENEVLNDLLGYDGLKIIQNPEMFNFSLDSTLLGDYATLNKNAKSIVDLCTGNAPVPLFLSLRSEKAQIIGVEIQDKSYDLATRNVAVNNLEDRITIVQGDLKGIHEKIGKFAHDVVTCNPPYFKVNPDSNLNKNDYLTIARHEVLATLDDVVKEASLLLKQGGRFTMVHRPDRLVDIIETFRKYKIEPKRMRLVYPRINREANVLLIEGIKGGNPGNLRVENPLFVYENEKSLNYSEEILELFMLGKKEE
- a CDS encoding stage 0 sporulation family protein, translated to MQYEVVGVQFKHVGKKYFFDPSGFELKVGDYVLVETIRGMEFGTVVIAPKLVGEENVFLPLKPVMRIATEEDVQKHRQNKEDEAHAMEVCEQLIVKNKLDMQLLGCEYTFDRTKLIFYFTAEERVDFRQLVKDLAYTFRLRIELRQIGVRDAAKMIGGLGPCGRVLCCTSFLGEFATVTIKMAKNQQLSLNPSKISGICGKLLCCLKYENETYVELMKRLPDVGNRVLTEVGEGRVRSINMISETLMVEYKDTIRKHEASEILKIIDRKVKKEDIPIDPELKQLID
- the holB gene encoding DNA polymerase III subunit delta', translating into MRGWEQIKTRQSEVVRFLVNSYRKNRLVHAYILEGAKGVGKLSVAKNFAKMLLCESEDKICGTCRSCQMIDQEGHVNVYVIRKEGNNIKKEQIQTLQSEFSKMAAEDSAKIYIIEDADKMSVSAANSLLKFLEEPMKNTYALLLTENKQMLLPTIRSRAVVLSFKSLSQEELINQYVEAGIHQYASIVAALTQNLEEGILLAQSKRLASLVDLVLKTEDCFVKTKLDPSILLMQYQELFKEKESQFLYLKLLMIYYEDVLKLKLGQTDQLAFRVYSSSLSASEQCNTMTSCLNKLRAMLEAEKRLIANANLMLCFDQLFLQMRGGI
- the tmk gene encoding dTMP kinase — encoded protein: MSGGLFITLEGGEGAGKTTIANEVIKKLQTLGIETLYTREPGGIKIAEKIREVILDRDHTEMDGRTEALLYAAARRQHLVEKVKPAMDEGRVVLCDRFVDSSIVYQGYARGIGMDEVREINQFAIEGFMPDLTIFFDIKPELGLARIAANKSREVNRLDLEGLAFHESVYEGYKIQAVHHPNRIVTVDATQSIEELSETICSLILAKLKK
- a CDS encoding transposase yields the protein MDIIIDTYMAEYWEAIKKLEQIPGIGKKSAEIILAEIGLDMNQFPSAGHLASWAGVAPGNNESAGKRKSGKTRKGNKILKSTLAQVAKSASKNKNSFFHAQYQRIAVKRGKNRATLAVAHSILIAIYHMSKDGQEFIDLGSDYYHQFNTEKKINSYLKKLAALGYRVDEHSTVK
- a CDS encoding IS110 family transposase, encoding MDVVYQTCCGIDVHKMKWVACLCKGHKQEIKEFSAKTKDIKAMVDWLEGNKCEMVAMESTSVYWKPLVNIFEMRGLKYMVVNAKDFKAVPGRKTDVLDSAWLADLLRHGLLKSSFIPSREQRELREATRYRKAITEERARALNRLQKMLEGANIKISSILSTITGKTTMNLLDYVLNNDEMMDEKTAETLIISRISASVKEVTEAMEGIITPFQKTMMKQVLTHLRE
- a CDS encoding YolD-like family protein, producing the protein MALKFINKLFSRQDQPTQSMIQPNDALNLENLSKYTQVITNKETSGYKGLKRAFDDKLPVEITVQDENGESNVVSGTISHYDEHYEQLLVITDSSLKRVVFSQIIDVKIEEETVEE
- the truA gene encoding tRNA pseudouridine(38-40) synthase TruA, producing the protein MKRIMCRVAYDGTLFNGYQRQPGQRTVQGEIEAALEKICKVPITIHSSGRTDTGVHAYGQVFHFDSDNKMDGTRYVRALNSMLPEDIYVLDSQEVHPEFHSRYHGKIKEYRYKLSLNTYNPMKRNYVYYHRRPLNVEKMQEAMTYLLGTHDFTSFCGNLDEINKERTIYQAKLLDEEGELTFVFVGNGFLRYMIRIMVGTLIQVGEGRKQPEDIKKILEMKDRRAAGHTAKPQGLYLQRVEYPDSVLQPLIDIEE